Proteins found in one Odontesthes bonariensis isolate fOdoBon6 chromosome 11, fOdoBon6.hap1, whole genome shotgun sequence genomic segment:
- the LOC142391870 gene encoding uncharacterized protein LOC142391870 isoform X2 — translation MMMMKMASVSTVSVFLLCFSVIESKGECNLYATKGKKFVMHLEQRKDSSDSLKWKFNNDVIFNRKAISQKQQFAENGSITLPSAVKADEGSYTYEVFDNNGKNKFTKEIHLCVLDPLKTPTVKKECKDQEVLLTCETPQKDVTYEWLQNNEVLPEKTHSLTKQFNEVKQQKFSCKVFKLIQSEPSEEVTVSCTSKKGDAGTDPSSSDTVDLTQGKGGFPDKLLGISIWIFVGGGAGIVLVLIIIVMICCIRAKRKRHMQLGDEEEFRLGWTNPEQQHRHHNHPPVPDHHHHHQQQSAGHTGPRQNRSRQQRPRAPEPNNDRPQPSPRRAAQAPRPANNVDDEQPPPLPQPRKKAPSAQKV, via the exons GAGAATGCAACTTGTACGCTACAAAAGGCAAAAAGTTTGTGATGCATCTGGAACAGCGTAAGGACAGCTCGGATTCATTGAAATGGAAGTTCAATAATGACGTCATCTTCAATCGTAAAGCAATCAGTCAGAAACAACAGTTTGCTGAGAATGGATCCATCACGCTGCCAAGTGCAGTTAAGGCTGATGAAGGAAGTTACACATATGAGGTTTTCGATAACAACGGAAAAAATAAGTTCACAAAGGAGATACATTTATGTGTATTGG ATCCACTGAAAACCCCTACAGTGAAGAAGGAGTGCAAAGACCAAGAAGTCCTATTAACCTGTGAAACTCCTCAG AAAGATGTAACATATGAGTGGCTTCAGAACAATGAGGTGTTGCCAGAGAAGACACATAGTCTGACGAAGCAATTCAACGAAGTCAAGCAACAGAAGTTCTCTTGCAAAGTTTTCAAACTAATCCAATCTGAGCCCAGTGAAGAAGTGACCGTTTCTTGCACCAGCA AAAAGGGTGATGCAGGAACAGACCCCTCATCCTCTGATACTGTGGACTTGACACAAG GTAAAGGAGGTTTCCCAGATAAGTTGTTAGGAATTAGTATCTGGATTTTCGTGGGCGGCGGAGCAG GTATTGTTCTGGTGCTGATTATTATTGTCATGATTTGCTGCATCCGGGCGAAACGGAAAAGGCATATGCAACTGGGGG ATGAGGAGGAGTTTCGTTTGGGCTGGACCAATCCCGAGCAGCAGCATCGTCATCACAACCATCCTCCTGTTCCagatcaccatcaccatcaccaacagcAGTCAGCTGGCCACACCGGCCCTCGACAAAACCGCTCCAGACAGCAGCGTCCCAGAGCCCCTGAACCCAACAACGACCGCCCTCAGCCCAGCCCCAGACGAGCTGCACAG GCACCGAGACCTGCCAATAACGTTGATGACGAGCAGCCTCCCCCTCTTCCTCAGCCCCGGAAGAAAGCACCCTCAGCACAAAAAGTGTGA
- the LOC142391870 gene encoding uncharacterized protein LOC142391870 isoform X3, which yields MESSFQLNMMMMKMASVSTVSVFLLCFSVIESKGECNLYATKGKKFVMHLEQRKDSSDSLKWKFNNDVIFNRKAISQKQQFAENGSITLPSAVKADEGSYTYEVFDNNGKNKFTKEIHLCVLDPLKTPTVKKECKDQEVLLTCETPQKDVTYEWLQNNEVLPEKTHSLTKQFNEVKQQKFSCKVFKLIQSEPSEEVTVSCTSSKGGFPDKLLGISIWIFVGGGAGIVLVLIIIVMICCIRAKRKRHMQLGDEEEFRLGWTNPEQQHRHHNHPPVPDHHHHHQQQSAGHTGPRQNRSRQQRPRAPEPNNDRPQPSPRRAAQAPRPANNVDDEQPPPLPQPRKKAPSAQKV from the exons GAGAATGCAACTTGTACGCTACAAAAGGCAAAAAGTTTGTGATGCATCTGGAACAGCGTAAGGACAGCTCGGATTCATTGAAATGGAAGTTCAATAATGACGTCATCTTCAATCGTAAAGCAATCAGTCAGAAACAACAGTTTGCTGAGAATGGATCCATCACGCTGCCAAGTGCAGTTAAGGCTGATGAAGGAAGTTACACATATGAGGTTTTCGATAACAACGGAAAAAATAAGTTCACAAAGGAGATACATTTATGTGTATTGG ATCCACTGAAAACCCCTACAGTGAAGAAGGAGTGCAAAGACCAAGAAGTCCTATTAACCTGTGAAACTCCTCAG AAAGATGTAACATATGAGTGGCTTCAGAACAATGAGGTGTTGCCAGAGAAGACACATAGTCTGACGAAGCAATTCAACGAAGTCAAGCAACAGAAGTTCTCTTGCAAAGTTTTCAAACTAATCCAATCTGAGCCCAGTGAAGAAGTGACCGTTTCTTGCACCAGCA GTAAAGGAGGTTTCCCAGATAAGTTGTTAGGAATTAGTATCTGGATTTTCGTGGGCGGCGGAGCAG GTATTGTTCTGGTGCTGATTATTATTGTCATGATTTGCTGCATCCGGGCGAAACGGAAAAGGCATATGCAACTGGGGG ATGAGGAGGAGTTTCGTTTGGGCTGGACCAATCCCGAGCAGCAGCATCGTCATCACAACCATCCTCCTGTTCCagatcaccatcaccatcaccaacagcAGTCAGCTGGCCACACCGGCCCTCGACAAAACCGCTCCAGACAGCAGCGTCCCAGAGCCCCTGAACCCAACAACGACCGCCCTCAGCCCAGCCCCAGACGAGCTGCACAG GCACCGAGACCTGCCAATAACGTTGATGACGAGCAGCCTCCCCCTCTTCCTCAGCCCCGGAAGAAAGCACCCTCAGCACAAAAAGTGTGA
- the LOC142391870 gene encoding uncharacterized protein LOC142391870 isoform X1: MESSFQLNMMMMKMASVSTVSVFLLCFSVIESKGECNLYATKGKKFVMHLEQRKDSSDSLKWKFNNDVIFNRKAISQKQQFAENGSITLPSAVKADEGSYTYEVFDNNGKNKFTKEIHLCVLDPLKTPTVKKECKDQEVLLTCETPQKDVTYEWLQNNEVLPEKTHSLTKQFNEVKQQKFSCKVFKLIQSEPSEEVTVSCTSKKGDAGTDPSSSDTVDLTQGKGGFPDKLLGISIWIFVGGGAGIVLVLIIIVMICCIRAKRKRHMQLGDEEEFRLGWTNPEQQHRHHNHPPVPDHHHHHQQQSAGHTGPRQNRSRQQRPRAPEPNNDRPQPSPRRAAQAPRPANNVDDEQPPPLPQPRKKAPSAQKV, from the exons GAGAATGCAACTTGTACGCTACAAAAGGCAAAAAGTTTGTGATGCATCTGGAACAGCGTAAGGACAGCTCGGATTCATTGAAATGGAAGTTCAATAATGACGTCATCTTCAATCGTAAAGCAATCAGTCAGAAACAACAGTTTGCTGAGAATGGATCCATCACGCTGCCAAGTGCAGTTAAGGCTGATGAAGGAAGTTACACATATGAGGTTTTCGATAACAACGGAAAAAATAAGTTCACAAAGGAGATACATTTATGTGTATTGG ATCCACTGAAAACCCCTACAGTGAAGAAGGAGTGCAAAGACCAAGAAGTCCTATTAACCTGTGAAACTCCTCAG AAAGATGTAACATATGAGTGGCTTCAGAACAATGAGGTGTTGCCAGAGAAGACACATAGTCTGACGAAGCAATTCAACGAAGTCAAGCAACAGAAGTTCTCTTGCAAAGTTTTCAAACTAATCCAATCTGAGCCCAGTGAAGAAGTGACCGTTTCTTGCACCAGCA AAAAGGGTGATGCAGGAACAGACCCCTCATCCTCTGATACTGTGGACTTGACACAAG GTAAAGGAGGTTTCCCAGATAAGTTGTTAGGAATTAGTATCTGGATTTTCGTGGGCGGCGGAGCAG GTATTGTTCTGGTGCTGATTATTATTGTCATGATTTGCTGCATCCGGGCGAAACGGAAAAGGCATATGCAACTGGGGG ATGAGGAGGAGTTTCGTTTGGGCTGGACCAATCCCGAGCAGCAGCATCGTCATCACAACCATCCTCCTGTTCCagatcaccatcaccatcaccaacagcAGTCAGCTGGCCACACCGGCCCTCGACAAAACCGCTCCAGACAGCAGCGTCCCAGAGCCCCTGAACCCAACAACGACCGCCCTCAGCCCAGCCCCAGACGAGCTGCACAG GCACCGAGACCTGCCAATAACGTTGATGACGAGCAGCCTCCCCCTCTTCCTCAGCCCCGGAAGAAAGCACCCTCAGCACAAAAAGTGTGA